One genomic region from Clostridium saccharobutylicum DSM 13864 encodes:
- a CDS encoding N-acetylmuramoyl-L-alanine amidase family protein — MTTKLSKKIMALAITTITVIGMPTVGASAKWRQNNNGWWNSNGNGYSVGWEQIGDNWFYFDRDGYMKTGWVKDGDKWYFLNSNGYMKTGWIKDEDKWYFLNANGDMAHDIIINGYRLSSDGTWINDETNINTISTTGAAVVVPIDNINTTSTTSAAVMIPRDNFNDDGSCSKKDNKEKIEKLLDKQDKKNDRRVEKQEHKFWKFFNR, encoded by the coding sequence ATGACAACTAAATTAAGTAAAAAAATAATGGCTTTAGCAATTACAACAATTACAGTTATAGGGATGCCTACAGTAGGGGCTTCAGCAAAATGGAGGCAAAATAATAACGGTTGGTGGAACTCGAATGGAAACGGTTACTCAGTTGGTTGGGAACAAATTGGAGATAATTGGTTCTATTTTGACAGAGATGGATATATGAAAACAGGTTGGGTTAAAGATGGAGACAAATGGTATTTCTTAAATTCAAATGGATATATGAAAACGGGTTGGATTAAAGATGAGGACAAGTGGTATTTCTTAAATGCAAACGGAGATATGGCACATGATATAATCATTAATGGTTATAGACTAAGTTCAGATGGTACGTGGATAAATGATGAAACTAATATAAACACTATAAGTACCACTGGTGCAGCTGTAGTAGTTCCAATTGATAATATTAATACTACAAGTACTACGAGTGCAGCTGTAATGATACCACGTGATAATTTTAATGATGACGGAAGTTGTTCAAAGAAAGATAACAAAGAAAAAATAGAGAAGTTATTAGATAAGCAAGATAAGAAAAATGATAGAAGAGTAGAAAAACAAGAACATAAATTTTGGAAATTTTTTAATAGATAA
- a CDS encoding iron-containing alcohol dehydrogenase family protein, with the protein MKTLIHRIAIPSILEVGKGNINNVGNLIKKSNFKKVLICFGEGIKELFGDSIENSLKEAVIEISKTEIIKDINFEEISIKAFEISNDVEALIGVGGGKAIDAVKYMSFLKKLPFISIPTSTSNDGFSSPGASLLVSGRRMSLPAKTPHGIIIDIDVIKGAPEKFIFSGVGDLISNITALHDWNFEEEHGKIIIDDFAKMISKKSVNSFVRTEFKTIKDDLFLKELVDSLTLNGISMEIAGDSSPASGSEHLISHALDKFLEKPELHGIQVGIATYIMSKVQNHRVERISKVLRETGFFEYVKTLKMRKEDFKKAIDIAPSIKPNRYTYIHVEENRILAKKIIDEDEILNYILV; encoded by the coding sequence ATGAAAACTTTGATTCATAGAATAGCGATTCCATCAATTCTAGAGGTGGGAAAAGGAAATATTAATAATGTAGGAAATTTAATTAAAAAGTCTAATTTTAAAAAAGTTTTAATATGCTTTGGAGAAGGCATAAAAGAATTATTTGGAGATTCTATAGAAAATTCATTAAAAGAAGCTGTTATTGAAATTTCAAAAACAGAAATTATAAAAGATATAAACTTTGAAGAAATAAGCATAAAAGCGTTTGAAATATCAAATGATGTAGAGGCTTTAATTGGAGTTGGTGGCGGAAAAGCTATAGATGCAGTAAAATATATGAGTTTTTTAAAAAAGCTGCCATTTATTAGTATCCCAACTTCAACTTCTAATGATGGGTTTTCAAGTCCAGGTGCATCTCTTTTAGTAAGTGGCAGACGTATGTCTCTTCCAGCTAAAACACCACATGGCATAATCATAGATATTGATGTCATTAAAGGAGCTCCTGAGAAATTTATATTTTCAGGAGTTGGAGATTTAATATCAAATATAACTGCATTACATGATTGGAATTTTGAAGAGGAACATGGGAAGATAATTATTGATGATTTTGCAAAAATGATTTCAAAAAAATCAGTGAATAGCTTTGTAAGAACTGAATTTAAAACAATAAAAGATGATTTGTTTCTAAAAGAACTAGTGGATTCACTAACGTTAAATGGTATATCTATGGAAATAGCAGGGGATAGTTCACCAGCATCAGGTTCTGAACATTTAATTTCGCATGCTTTGGATAAATTTCTTGAAAAACCAGAGCTTCATGGTATACAAGTTGGAATAGCAACTTATATTATGTCTAAGGTACAAAATCATAGAGTTGAAAGAATTTCAAAAGTATTAAGAGAAACTGGCTTTTTTGAGTATGTTAAAACTCTAAAAATGAGAAAAGAGGATTTCAAAAAGGCTATAGATATTGCACCTTCAATAAAACCTAATAGATATACTTATATTCATGTTGAAGAAAATAGAATTCTTGCTAAAAAAATTATTGATGAAGATGAAATTTTAAATTATATATTAGTATAA